The proteins below come from a single Vibrio diazotrophicus genomic window:
- a CDS encoding DUF3653 domain-containing protein: MRIKYNENRIFREFLCGLSVEQAADLCCKSISTVKAWDRGREIPECCRRLMRLQTGREISHKKNWEDFKISHHHIVTPTGETITPQQILLAQALMYGQSQETFQTSSKLLRLARAVAKILVLERR; this comes from the coding sequence ATGCGCATTAAATATAATGAAAATCGAATTTTTCGGGAATTTTTATGTGGCCTCAGCGTTGAACAGGCGGCAGACTTATGCTGTAAAAGCATAAGTACAGTGAAGGCTTGGGATAGGGGGCGTGAGATACCAGAATGTTGCCGTCGACTAATGCGGTTACAAACGGGGAGGGAAATTAGTCACAAGAAGAACTGGGAAGATTTCAAAATATCCCATCACCACATCGTTACACCTACAGGTGAAACTATCACTCCACAACAAATACTTCTAGCTCAAGCGCTCATGTATGGGCAAAGCCAAGAAACTTTTCAAACGAGTTCAAAACTATTAAGACTCGCTAGGGCTGTAGCGAAGATATTAGTTTTAGAGAGACGCTAA
- a CDS encoding phage protein, whose protein sequence is MHKNRLFREFECGLSVEETAELCFKSARTVTDWDRGHMIPPECKRLMRLAKCRQLSHLECWQQFKVVHDRLEIPTGQLVTPQQIILGIALVSIQSEIELKTTSKLLKFARALSRIYHF, encoded by the coding sequence ATGCATAAAAATAGACTTTTTCGAGAATTTGAATGTGGGTTAAGCGTCGAAGAAACCGCTGAATTGTGTTTTAAAAGTGCGAGGACTGTCACTGATTGGGATAGAGGGCATATGATCCCGCCAGAATGCAAAAGGCTCATGCGTTTAGCAAAATGTCGTCAATTGAGTCATCTCGAGTGTTGGCAACAGTTCAAAGTGGTTCACGATAGACTAGAAATTCCTACTGGCCAGTTGGTAACACCACAACAAATTATTCTAGGCATCGCTTTAGTATCTATTCAGTCTGAGATTGAACTAAAAACTACTTCGAAATTACTAAAATTCGCTAGAGCATTGTCCAGAATTTATCATTTTTAA
- a CDS encoding single-stranded DNA-binding protein, producing MKRSSQNVRVETRSIPSKDDKLGRTIYEQIAYAHLGGKFPMEMKLTLEKDQEPYAAGTYTPHSSSYVVNNFGGLELKRFGMIIEPLEDKPIDIGLKKTMA from the coding sequence TTGAAGAGATCTTCCCAGAACGTTCGAGTAGAAACTCGTAGTATCCCAAGTAAAGATGACAAACTAGGTCGAACTATCTACGAACAAATCGCGTACGCACATCTGGGCGGTAAGTTCCCAATGGAAATGAAGCTGACGCTTGAGAAAGACCAAGAGCCGTACGCAGCTGGCACATACACGCCGCACAGTTCAAGTTATGTGGTAAATAACTTTGGTGGCTTAGAGCTAAAACGCTTTGGTATGATAATCGAGCCATTAGAAGATAAGCCAATCGACATTGGTTTAAAGAAAACAATGGCATAG
- a CDS encoding YoaH family protein: MFDDFPPLTHAEQQEAVEKIQSLMSEGMSTAQAIKIVADEIRKAKQQEQQN, translated from the coding sequence ATGTTTGATGATTTCCCACCTTTAACACATGCAGAACAGCAAGAAGCAGTCGAAAAGATACAAAGTTTAATGTCTGAAGGCATGAGCACTGCACAGGCAATAAAAATAGTTGCTGATGAGATTCGAAAAGCTAAGCAACAAGAGCAACAAAACTGA
- a CDS encoding conjugal transfer protein TraF, protein MNNKIKFLTLSIMLSAPTAFAANYAIEARGDAMGGVGVVSGSFLTGPFYNPALVAIYRRNDDVGMILPSIGFSYDDQDGMIDDLDTISDILDKANNGDYSNVDQLGTTLDHINGSILNAELGGVVAFAIPNQFIAANVYGKAYSETFSNPKIASASSCAPSLTTEQCTVDRAQRSTVNAVSVAVTEVGISLAKYQTFLGQHIAFGVTPKLQRIYTYVYEASMSNYDLADVADNGNGETMFNLDAGALWFYGPFRVGLAASDMVSRDVQTLTIPSAVSGNPSLSYQYEMRPQYTVGAGIVADYFTLSVDYDLNEKERYVDFNDNTQMIRVGGEIDILRQLKLRAGYYKNLAYDDSEGTITAGVGISPLNLFQLDLAASYTNENAMGAYINFLASY, encoded by the coding sequence ATGAATAATAAAATTAAATTTCTCACACTTTCTATTATGCTAAGCGCTCCTACGGCGTTTGCGGCTAACTATGCAATTGAAGCTCGCGGTGACGCAATGGGTGGAGTTGGTGTCGTATCTGGGAGCTTTCTTACCGGCCCGTTTTATAATCCCGCTTTAGTTGCAATATATCGCCGCAATGACGATGTAGGTATGATCCTTCCAAGTATTGGTTTTTCTTATGATGACCAAGATGGAATGATTGATGATTTGGATACCATTTCAGATATTCTCGATAAAGCAAATAATGGTGATTACAGCAATGTAGATCAGCTAGGAACAACTTTAGATCATATCAACGGCAGCATTCTTAACGCTGAGTTGGGTGGTGTTGTTGCATTCGCTATTCCAAACCAATTCATAGCTGCCAACGTTTACGGCAAAGCTTATTCAGAAACCTTCTCAAATCCGAAAATAGCGAGCGCGAGTTCTTGTGCTCCGTCACTTACAACTGAACAGTGCACAGTTGACCGAGCACAACGCAGTACTGTAAATGCAGTATCAGTAGCAGTTACAGAAGTAGGGATATCATTAGCCAAATACCAAACCTTTCTTGGCCAACATATAGCGTTTGGCGTGACTCCAAAGTTACAACGTATCTACACATATGTTTATGAAGCAAGCATGTCAAACTACGATTTGGCTGATGTTGCAGACAACGGCAATGGTGAAACTATGTTTAACCTTGATGCCGGTGCACTTTGGTTCTATGGGCCATTTCGAGTGGGCTTAGCTGCAAGTGACATGGTTAGTCGTGATGTACAAACACTGACAATACCATCGGCAGTGTCAGGTAATCCTTCACTTAGCTACCAATACGAAATGCGACCTCAATATACAGTGGGTGCAGGTATCGTTGCTGATTACTTTACGCTAAGTGTGGATTACGATCTCAATGAAAAAGAACGCTACGTTGATTTTAATGACAACACGCAGATGATTCGAGTTGGTGGTGAAATAGATATCCTACGACAACTAAAGCTTAGAGCAGGTTATTACAAGAATCTCGCTTATGATGATAGCGAAGGAACGATAACTGCGGGTGTTGGTATTTCACCATTGAACTTGTTCCAGCTAGATTTGGCAGCAAGCTACACCAATGAAAATGCTATGGGCGCATACATTAACTTCCTTGCGAGTTACTAA
- a CDS encoding DUF2861 family protein, which translates to MRKIAFIVGTLCCVPLTANSVEWFESNSPLTQAHQRLLNNDLENMFVSLVEVWQLEHNKNIKNHLNDLLLQALTVDCGKGLDANPLPSWISSINIRRLDIRSPGRDAYQVLVDAKSQKELNSIELTQWVDKPLSGDTTFTKINRDNVTQGSTSFIKRYNLNNKPDMGLYRLDISTSDNESWSTWVIFTESRAKQTVRWASKDQWTVDKNALLNRFCPLPKLDINVYDYIDGKYKEVWSKEYESDYPTNLEATDLSPDRYILAVSMTHLRWQGPISIEQSQVISKTYDISVEE; encoded by the coding sequence ATGCGAAAAATAGCATTCATCGTTGGCACGCTATGTTGCGTGCCATTAACCGCAAATAGTGTAGAGTGGTTTGAAAGCAATTCACCACTGACGCAAGCTCATCAGCGTCTTCTAAATAATGATCTCGAAAATATGTTCGTTTCACTTGTAGAAGTGTGGCAGCTGGAACATAACAAAAATATCAAAAATCACCTTAATGATTTGCTGCTCCAAGCCTTAACCGTGGATTGCGGCAAAGGATTAGATGCAAACCCTTTACCTAGCTGGATCTCATCAATCAATATTCGTCGGCTCGATATAAGAAGCCCTGGCAGAGATGCCTATCAGGTACTGGTTGATGCAAAGAGTCAAAAAGAACTCAATTCCATTGAACTCACACAATGGGTGGATAAACCTTTATCTGGTGATACAACGTTTACCAAAATTAACCGTGACAACGTCACTCAAGGTTCTACGTCATTTATTAAACGTTATAACTTAAACAATAAACCAGATATGGGTTTATATCGTTTAGATATTTCTACGTCAGACAACGAGTCATGGAGCACTTGGGTTATTTTTACCGAAAGTAGAGCAAAACAGACGGTTCGCTGGGCTTCAAAAGATCAATGGACAGTAGATAAGAATGCATTACTTAATCGTTTTTGCCCTTTACCCAAGCTAGATATTAATGTCTATGACTACATTGATGGAAAATATAAAGAAGTGTGGTCAAAAGAATACGAGTCCGATTATCCAACAAATCTGGAAGCAACAGATCTTTCGCCTGATAGATACATTTTAGCGGTATCGATGACGCATCTTCGTTGGCAAGGACCGATTTCTATTGAGCAATCTCAGGTTATCAGTAAGACATATGATATTTCCGTAGAGGAATAA
- the vxrB gene encoding response regulator transcription factor VxrB, translating into MKQTLLLVEDDKNLADGLLVSLEQAGYDCLHAETIADVKQHWEKADLVILDRQLPDGDSVQHLPDWKKLKDVPVILLTALVTVKDKVAGLDAGANDYLTKPFAEAELFARVRAQLRSPESDGQDDTKVVLPELTIDKATRDVFYKGESVTLTRTEFDLLLFLASNLGRVFTRDELLDHVWGYNHFPTTRTVDTHVLQLRQKLPGLEIETLRGVGYKMKA; encoded by the coding sequence GTGAAACAGACGTTGCTTCTTGTTGAAGATGACAAAAACCTAGCTGATGGTCTTTTAGTAAGCTTAGAGCAAGCAGGATATGACTGTTTACATGCAGAAACAATCGCAGATGTTAAGCAGCATTGGGAAAAGGCTGATTTAGTGATTCTAGATCGCCAGCTTCCAGATGGTGATTCTGTTCAACATTTACCGGATTGGAAAAAGTTAAAAGATGTACCTGTCATCTTATTAACCGCGTTAGTAACAGTAAAAGATAAAGTAGCAGGCCTAGATGCAGGCGCTAACGATTATCTGACAAAACCTTTTGCTGAAGCAGAATTGTTCGCACGCGTTCGCGCTCAGTTACGTTCTCCGGAATCAGATGGTCAAGACGACACTAAAGTTGTGTTGCCAGAATTAACAATAGACAAAGCGACTCGTGATGTATTTTACAAAGGCGAATCGGTGACACTTACACGTACTGAATTTGATTTGCTGCTTTTCTTAGCGAGCAACTTGGGTCGAGTATTTACGCGTGATGAACTGTTGGATCATGTTTGGGGTTACAACCATTTCCCAACAACACGAACGGTTGATACGCACGTTCTTCAACTACGCCAGAAATTGCCAGGTCTTGAGATCGAAACATTACGAGGCGTAGGATATAAGATGAAAGCGTAA
- the vxrA gene encoding sensor histidine kinase VxrA, translated as MIKAIKLTFALIVTTFSATTFADSLPERIDLFVSLFDYDSAVDFYDIRGIQTDYPTRLLTPESMLPQTAQYPIKDIQMLYKLALNCAGNLPLNPLVTEPLVFTRATCKGTQLSSRWFARSGLIHPGGGTYAERYVKKYPEKLNELEQYMHIQERAKAEPNTLLGRLQAMDEESITALISGAMMFAEGEELWLRKGDEYYIFDKDTWDANSTQAGLTYSIASIDNTCFVQRGNICWNVEDHSDLLRISMIGLVIANILLVIGWSIYRWNSKRQEMKSRMLVLQILTHELRTPIASLSLTVEGFRREFERLPDSLYDEFRRLCEDSRRLRQLAEASKDYLQSDNKPLATDWVPSVQEWLQYKVEEEFNNDIELVINDDIAAKLNVYWLGTCIDNLIRNAVKYGVAPVTLEVITKSDSVTIKVTDQGTLTNKDWRHLRKPFVSKSGLGLGLTIVESMVDRMGGRMTLIGPPTTFILEIPCETDVASC; from the coding sequence TTGATAAAAGCGATTAAATTAACATTTGCCCTAATTGTGACGACTTTTTCGGCTACCACATTTGCAGATTCGCTCCCAGAGCGTATTGATCTGTTTGTGTCGCTATTTGATTATGATTCCGCCGTCGATTTTTACGATATCAGAGGAATACAAACCGACTACCCAACTCGTTTACTTACTCCTGAAAGCATGCTCCCGCAAACAGCTCAATATCCAATAAAAGATATTCAAATGTTGTACAAGCTTGCATTGAATTGTGCTGGAAACCTTCCGCTTAATCCGTTGGTAACAGAACCACTCGTTTTTACCAGAGCAACATGTAAAGGCACCCAGTTGTCTTCACGCTGGTTTGCTCGAAGTGGCCTGATTCACCCAGGTGGAGGCACATATGCTGAACGTTATGTAAAAAAGTATCCTGAAAAGCTTAATGAGCTAGAGCAATATATGCATATTCAGGAACGCGCAAAAGCTGAACCTAATACTTTATTAGGGCGTTTACAAGCGATGGATGAAGAGTCTATAACAGCATTGATCTCTGGAGCGATGATGTTCGCAGAAGGAGAGGAGCTTTGGCTTAGAAAAGGAGACGAGTATTACATTTTCGATAAAGATACGTGGGATGCGAACTCAACTCAGGCGGGATTAACATACAGTATTGCTTCAATAGACAATACTTGTTTTGTTCAACGAGGAAATATTTGCTGGAATGTTGAAGATCATTCCGATCTTTTGCGTATAAGTATGATCGGACTTGTTATCGCCAACATTTTGTTGGTGATCGGCTGGTCTATTTATCGTTGGAACAGTAAGCGGCAAGAGATGAAAAGTCGCATGCTGGTACTGCAAATACTGACACATGAACTAAGAACGCCCATCGCGAGTCTATCTCTTACTGTTGAAGGCTTTAGGCGAGAGTTTGAACGCTTACCAGATTCCTTATACGATGAGTTTCGCCGGTTGTGCGAAGACTCTAGACGTTTAAGACAGTTGGCTGAAGCAAGCAAAGACTATTTGCAATCAGACAATAAACCACTTGCAACTGATTGGGTTCCATCTGTGCAAGAATGGCTGCAGTATAAAGTGGAAGAAGAGTTTAATAATGATATTGAACTCGTCATTAATGATGATATTGCTGCGAAATTAAATGTATATTGGCTAGGCACATGCATAGACAATTTAATACGTAATGCCGTGAAGTACGGTGTTGCACCAGTGACGTTAGAAGTAATCACAAAATCTGATTCAGTGACGATTAAAGTTACTGATCAAGGGACACTAACAAACAAGGATTGGCGTCACCTACGTAAGCCATTTGTAAGTAAGAGTGGCTTAGGACTTGGCTTAACTATAGTAGAATCGATGGTCGATAGAATGGGCGGTAGAATGACCCTAATTGGCCCACCAACTACTTTTATATTGGAGATACCCTGTGAAACAGACGTTGCTTCTTGTTGA
- the pntB gene encoding Re/Si-specific NAD(P)(+) transhydrogenase subunit beta, with the protein MSAGLVQAAYIVAALFFIMSLAGLSKQQSARAGNYYGITGMAIALIATIFSPNAEGFTWVIIAMVIGGGIGIHFAKKVEMTEMPELVAILHSFVGMAAVLVGYNSFLDAPEVATHAEHVIHMVEVFIGVFIGAVTFTGSIVAFGKLRGIIKSSPLNLPHKHKLNLAAIVISTLLMIHFINVDGSMFAMIVMTLIAFAFGYHLVASIGGADMPVVVSMLNSYSGWAAAAAGFMLANDLLIVTGALVGSSGAILSYIMCKAMNRSFISVIAGGFGQEVVISEDEEQGEYRETNAEDVADMLKNSKSVIITPGYGMAVAQAQYPVYEITEKLRALGVTVRFGIHPVAGRLPGHMNVLLAEAKVPYDIVLEMDEINDDFSDTDTVLVIGANDTVNPAALEDPNSPIAGMPVLEVWNAQNVIVFKRSMNTGYAGVQNPLFFKENTQMLFGDAKQSCNDILSHI; encoded by the coding sequence ATGTCTGCAGGATTGGTACAAGCAGCTTATATTGTTGCTGCTTTATTCTTTATTATGAGTTTGGCCGGATTGTCGAAACAACAATCAGCTAGAGCAGGTAATTACTACGGCATTACGGGCATGGCAATCGCACTGATTGCGACTATTTTTAGCCCTAATGCTGAAGGATTTACTTGGGTCATCATCGCAATGGTGATTGGTGGCGGTATTGGTATCCATTTCGCTAAGAAAGTTGAAATGACAGAAATGCCAGAGCTAGTGGCAATTCTTCATAGCTTCGTAGGTATGGCGGCCGTGTTGGTTGGCTACAACAGCTTTTTAGATGCTCCAGAAGTGGCGACTCATGCTGAACACGTTATCCATATGGTTGAAGTGTTCATTGGTGTGTTCATCGGTGCGGTAACATTTACGGGCTCTATTGTCGCGTTTGGTAAGCTTCGTGGGATCATTAAGTCTTCTCCATTAAACTTGCCACACAAACACAAGCTAAACTTAGCGGCAATAGTTATCTCAACACTGCTAATGATTCATTTCATTAATGTTGATGGCAGCATGTTTGCAATGATCGTGATGACACTGATCGCTTTCGCTTTTGGTTATCACTTAGTTGCATCTATCGGTGGTGCCGATATGCCAGTAGTCGTTTCAATGCTGAACTCTTATTCTGGCTGGGCAGCAGCAGCGGCTGGTTTCATGTTAGCAAACGATCTATTGATTGTTACGGGCGCACTAGTAGGTTCTTCGGGTGCAATCCTTTCATACATTATGTGTAAAGCGATGAACCGCTCTTTCATCAGTGTTATTGCCGGTGGCTTTGGTCAAGAAGTAGTAATCAGCGAAGATGAAGAGCAGGGAGAGTACCGCGAAACAAATGCGGAAGATGTAGCAGATATGCTTAAAAACTCTAAGTCTGTCATCATCACTCCAGGATACGGTATGGCGGTAGCGCAAGCTCAATACCCTGTTTATGAGATTACTGAGAAACTAAGAGCATTAGGTGTAACTGTACGTTTTGGTATTCACCCTGTCGCAGGTCGTCTTCCGGGTCACATGAACGTGCTATTGGCCGAGGCTAAAGTACCGTACGATATTGTTCTTGAAATGGATGAGATCAACGATGACTTCTCAGACACAGATACTGTGTTAGTTATCGGCGCAAACGATACTGTTAACCCAGCAGCTCTTGAAGATCCAAACAGCCCAATTGCAGGTATGCCTGTACTTGAGGTTTGGAATGCGCAAAACGTTATCGTGTTTAAACGTTCTATGAATACGGGCTATGCAGGTGTTCAGAACCCATTGTTCTTTAAAGAGAATACGCAAATGTTATTCGGCGATGCTAAACAGAGCTGTAATGATATTTTGAGCCACATCTAA